One Pirellulales bacterium DNA window includes the following coding sequences:
- a CDS encoding helix-turn-helix transcriptional regulator, with product MIAKLLRRGPLDPGAEDYLDALSDLVLIYEDEHIKFDDPSDAEMLGHLMEAKGVNQVQLAKDTGLGKSTISEILAGKRKLTRKNVAKLCAYFGVVQGVFSLDLDS from the coding sequence ATGATCGCTAAGTTGCTGCGGCGTGGGCCGCTCGACCCAGGCGCCGAAGATTATCTCGACGCGCTCAGCGACCTGGTGCTCATCTATGAAGATGAGCATATCAAGTTCGACGATCCGAGCGACGCGGAAATGCTCGGTCACCTCATGGAAGCCAAGGGGGTCAACCAGGTCCAACTGGCAAAGGATACGGGCCTTGGAAAATCGACGATCTCCGAGATCCTCGCCGGAAAGCGAAAACTGACCAGAAAGAACGTCGCCAAATTGTGCGCCTATTTTGGAGTCGTGCAGGGGGTATTTTCGCTTGATCTCGACTCGTAG